In Rhodopirellula sp. P2, the DNA window TCATGAGCCACAACGGCGAAATCAACACGCTTCGCGGCAACGCGAACTGGATGCGTGCTCGCGAAGGCACGGCGGCCAGTGAAGTTTACGGCGACGATCTGAAGAAGTTGTTCCCCGTGGTGGAGCCGCACTTGAGCGACTCGGGAACCTTTGACAATGTGCTTGAGTTCTTGTTGATGAACGGCCGCACGTTGCAGGAAGCCATCATGATGATGGTTCCCGAAGCGTGGCAAAAACACGAAACCATGCCCGAAGAAAAGCGTGCGTTTTATGAGTACTTCAGTTGCATGATGGAGCCTTGGGACGGACCCGCTTCGATTGCCTTCACCGACGGGAAGTGCATCGGTGCGACCCTGGACCGAAACGGTTTGCGTCCCAGTCGTTACTACATCACGCACGACGACCGCGTGATCATGGCCAGCGAAGTGGGCGTGTTGCCGGTCGACCCCTCGATCGTTCGTGAAAAAGGTCGCTTGCAACCGGGCAAGATGTTCTTGATTGACTTCGAAGCGGGACGTTTGATCCCGGATGAAGAACTCAAGGCCGACTTCGCTCGCAAAAAGCCTTATGGCAAATGGCTGAAGCAACAACGAATTCGGTTGGCTGACTTGCACCCCGAAGCCGAGGGCCACGGGTTCGACGGCGAAACCTTGCTGCCACGCATGCAAGCGTTCGGTTACACCGCCGAAACGATGAACTTCATGCTGCGTCCGTTGGTGGAGCAATTGCGTGACCCCGTCGGTTCGATGGGCAATGACTCCGCACTGGCCTGTTTGTCCGACAAACCGCGGATGATCTATGACTACTTCAAGCAACTGTTCGCTCAGGTGACCAACCCCGCGATCGATTCGATTCGCGAAGAAGTCATCATGTCGCTGGAGTGCTACATCGGCCCCGAGCAGAACTTGCTGGCTGCGACGCCGGAACACTGTCACCGGTTGTTGATCGATCATCCGATTTTGACCAACGAAGAAGTCGCGGCTCTCAAGCACGTGGACCACGAGCGTTGGCATAGCCGCGTGATTGACACCACCTTTGATCGCGCCGACGGCAAGGCTGGTCTGACGAAGACGCTCGACCGAATTTGCGCGGAAGCCGAAGCCGCTGTCGACGAAGGGTTGCAAATCGTGGTCCTGAGCGATCGCAACGTGTCGCACGATCGTGTGCCAGTCAGCATGCTGTTGGCAACTGGTGCGGTCCACCACCACTTGGTCGCCAAGGCCAAGCGAACTCGTGTGGGCATCGCCGTTGAAACCGGTGAAGCTCGCGAAGTGCACCACCACTGCTTGCTGATTGGTTACGGTGCCGATGCGATCAACCCGTACCTGGCATTCGAAGCGTTGTGGCAAGCCCACCGCGACGGACTGATGTCGCCCACATTGGATGACGACAAGATCGTCGCTGCGTACCGCAAGGCTGTTGCCAAGGGCATGCTCAAGGTCATGGCCAAGATGGGCATCAGCACCCTGCAAAGTTACAAGGGGGCTCAGATCTTCGAAGCCTTGGGGCTCCGCGATGAAGTCATCAAACGCTGCTTCGTCGGCACCGCCAGCCGCATTCAAGGGGTGACATTTGACGTCATCGCAGAAGAAACGCTGCGTCGTCACAAGCTGGGCTTCCCGGACAAAGAATCCGATCGTCTGACTCAGTTGCCAAACCTGGGTGAATTCCACTGGCGTGCCGAAGGCGAAAAGCACGCTTGGAGTCCTCAAGCAATCAGCACGTTGCAAATCGCCGCTCGCAACAACAACGAAGACGCGTACTGGAAGTTCTCGCACGAAATCAACGAGGACAACCGAACCCGTTGCACGCTGCGTGGTTTGTTGGACTTCAAAGAAGGCGTCGGCGGTCCCGCGTTGCCACTGGACGAAGTTCAATCCGCTCAGGACATCGTCAAACGGTTCTGCACCGGTGCCATGAGCCTCGGCAGCATCAGTGCGGAATCACACGAAACGCTGGCCATCGCGATGAATCGTTTGGGTGGCAAGAGCAACACGGGTGAAGGGGGCGAAGACCCCACGCGGTTCCAACCACTTCCCAACGGCGACTCGAAACGATCCGCGATCAAGCAAATTGCATCGGGACGCTTTGGTGTCACGATTGAATACTTGACCAACGCAGACGAGTTGCAGATCAAGGTTTCGCAAGGTGCCAAGCCCGGCGAAGGTGGCGAGTTGCCCGGCAAAAAAGTCGACAACTACATCGCCAACATTCGCTACAGCACACCCGGCGTGGGATTGATCAGTCCGCCGCCTCACCACGACATTTATTCGATCGAGGATTTGGCGCAGCTGATCCACGATTTGAAAAACAGCAACCCAGCCGCGCGTGTCAGCGTGAAGTTGGTCAGCGAAGTTGGCGTGGGTGTGATTGCATCCGGCGTCGCCAAGGCTCATGCCGATCACATCCTGATCTCCGGTGACACCGGCGGAACGGGGGCATCGCCACTGACCAGCATCAAGCACGCTGGATTGCCATGGGAACTCGGGATTGCTGAAACGCATCAAGTCTTGGTGCTCAACGACCTGCGTAGCCGTGTGGTCTTGCAAACCGATGGTGGCTTGAAAACGGGACGCGACGTCGTCATCGCCGCGTTGTTGGGTGCCGAAGAGTTCGGCTTCTCAACCGCACCGCTGATCACGCTCGGTTGCATCATGATGCGGAAGTGTCACTTGAACACTTGCCCCGTGGGGATCGCGACTCAGGATCCGGAGCTCCGCAAAATGTTCTCGGGCAAACCCGAGCATGTTGTGAACTACTTATTCTTGGTTGCCGAGGAAGCTCGCCGCATCATGGCTCGACTCGGTTTCCGCACGATCGATGAAATGGTTGGCCGCAGCGATGTGTTGTCGACCGATGACGCGATCAAACACTGGAAGAGCGATGGGTTGGATCTGACCTCCGTGCTCCGTCCCGCGCAGCGTCCTCACGACAAGGTCGAAGTGATCTGCACGCGTGGCCAGGATCACGGTTTGGAAAAATCGCTGGACATGACCAAGTTGGTCGCCGAAGCGATGCCAGCGATTGAAAACGGCGAATCCGTTCGGATCACGTCGCCGATCATCAACATCAACCGGACCGTCGGAACGATCTTGTCTCACGAGATCGCCAAGCGGCACGGACAAGCCGGCTTGCCCGACGACACCATCCACATCGATCTGACCGGTTCGGCAGGGCAAAGCCTCGGCGCGTTCCTCGCTCACGGTGTCACGATTGAGCTGGAAGGTGACGCAAACGATTACGTCGGCAAGGGATTGTCGGGCGGACGCATCCTGGTCTACCCGCCTCGCGAAAGCACGTTTGAAGCTGCCAACGAAATCATCGTTGGCAACGTTTGCTTGTACGGTGCGACCAGCGGCGAAGCCTACTTCAGCGGCCGTGCGGCAGAGCGATTCTGCGTTCGAAACAGTGGTGCACGCACCGTTGTCGAAGGCGTGGGGGACCACGGTTGCGAATACATGACCGGTGGGCGTGTCGTGTGCCTCGGCGAGACCGGACGCAACTTTGCGGCTGGGATGTCGGGCGGCATCGCTTACATCTGGGACCGCAAGGGTGACTTCAATCTTCATTGCAACCTGGCCACCGTCGAGTTGGAAAAGATCGAAGGGGAAGCGGAGCTGGCGGACGTCAAGGGAATGATCCAAAAGCACCACGACTACACCAAGAGTGCGTTGGCAGCCGAAGCTTTGGCGGACTTTGACACGTTTGTGTCGCAGTGCATCAAGGTCATGCCCACGGACTACAAACGCGTGCTGGCCGAAATGGCTGCCGAGAAAGACGCGGTCGGCGTCTGAGAGTGACGGCAAACATCGCTTGATTGAGAAGCGATTGAAAACGATCGGGCGAAGCAAATC includes these proteins:
- the gltB gene encoding glutamate synthase large subunit — its product is MTKQPLYHLPPAQGLYDPEHEKDACGVGFVAHIKGAPSHQIVIDADTILQNMDHRGACGCEPNTGDGSGIMCGLPHKFLQKVAKADLGVELPEEGKFAAGLIFLPTDDAERETCKETIARLIEETGQKLIGWRDVPQETDAADVGPTARQSEPRIEQLFVGAADGLSNEEFERQLYLIRKQASHELRGGTKIEQALMFYVCSLSTKVIIYKGMLTPAQVMPYFPDLRDEDFETHLAMVHSRFSTNTFPSWDRAQPLRFMSHNGEINTLRGNANWMRAREGTAASEVYGDDLKKLFPVVEPHLSDSGTFDNVLEFLLMNGRTLQEAIMMMVPEAWQKHETMPEEKRAFYEYFSCMMEPWDGPASIAFTDGKCIGATLDRNGLRPSRYYITHDDRVIMASEVGVLPVDPSIVREKGRLQPGKMFLIDFEAGRLIPDEELKADFARKKPYGKWLKQQRIRLADLHPEAEGHGFDGETLLPRMQAFGYTAETMNFMLRPLVEQLRDPVGSMGNDSALACLSDKPRMIYDYFKQLFAQVTNPAIDSIREEVIMSLECYIGPEQNLLAATPEHCHRLLIDHPILTNEEVAALKHVDHERWHSRVIDTTFDRADGKAGLTKTLDRICAEAEAAVDEGLQIVVLSDRNVSHDRVPVSMLLATGAVHHHLVAKAKRTRVGIAVETGEAREVHHHCLLIGYGADAINPYLAFEALWQAHRDGLMSPTLDDDKIVAAYRKAVAKGMLKVMAKMGISTLQSYKGAQIFEALGLRDEVIKRCFVGTASRIQGVTFDVIAEETLRRHKLGFPDKESDRLTQLPNLGEFHWRAEGEKHAWSPQAISTLQIAARNNNEDAYWKFSHEINEDNRTRCTLRGLLDFKEGVGGPALPLDEVQSAQDIVKRFCTGAMSLGSISAESHETLAIAMNRLGGKSNTGEGGEDPTRFQPLPNGDSKRSAIKQIASGRFGVTIEYLTNADELQIKVSQGAKPGEGGELPGKKVDNYIANIRYSTPGVGLISPPPHHDIYSIEDLAQLIHDLKNSNPAARVSVKLVSEVGVGVIASGVAKAHADHILISGDTGGTGASPLTSIKHAGLPWELGIAETHQVLVLNDLRSRVVLQTDGGLKTGRDVVIAALLGAEEFGFSTAPLITLGCIMMRKCHLNTCPVGIATQDPELRKMFSGKPEHVVNYLFLVAEEARRIMARLGFRTIDEMVGRSDVLSTDDAIKHWKSDGLDLTSVLRPAQRPHDKVEVICTRGQDHGLEKSLDMTKLVAEAMPAIENGESVRITSPIININRTVGTILSHEIAKRHGQAGLPDDTIHIDLTGSAGQSLGAFLAHGVTIELEGDANDYVGKGLSGGRILVYPPRESTFEAANEIIVGNVCLYGATSGEAYFSGRAAERFCVRNSGARTVVEGVGDHGCEYMTGGRVVCLGETGRNFAAGMSGGIAYIWDRKGDFNLHCNLATVELEKIEGEAELADVKGMIQKHHDYTKSALAAEALADFDTFVSQCIKVMPTDYKRVLAEMAAEKDAVGV